The Nocardioides salarius genome includes a region encoding these proteins:
- a CDS encoding class I SAM-dependent methyltransferase has protein sequence MRPIVRRDVCVVHAYARANEEGLFNRWYARPAVLDLLGDVAGRRIVDAGCGSGPLLADLEERGASVAGFDASPAMIRLARERLGAEADLEVADLTQPLPYDDEAFDDALAVLVLHYLEDWSRPLAELRRVLKPGGRLVVVVNHPVIPPVLYPELDYFATVPNEEEYDFDGVFATLTIWYRSLSAMSDSFTAEGFRILAISEPPVSPETPPELLPPSESDPTRFIGFIFFVLEAGS, from the coding sequence GTGCGGCCGATCGTCCGTCGCGATGTGTGCGTCGTGCACGCCTACGCGCGGGCGAACGAGGAGGGTCTGTTCAACAGGTGGTACGCCCGGCCTGCGGTGCTGGACCTGCTCGGTGATGTCGCTGGGCGGCGGATCGTCGACGCCGGCTGCGGTTCTGGTCCGCTCCTCGCCGACTTGGAGGAGCGGGGAGCGAGCGTGGCTGGGTTCGACGCGAGCCCCGCGATGATCCGGCTCGCCCGCGAACGGCTTGGAGCCGAGGCCGACCTGGAGGTGGCCGACTTGACCCAGCCGCTTCCGTACGACGACGAGGCCTTCGACGACGCGTTGGCGGTGCTCGTCCTGCACTACCTCGAAGACTGGTCACGGCCGCTGGCTGAGCTGCGGCGCGTGCTCAAGCCGGGCGGTCGGCTGGTCGTGGTGGTCAATCACCCTGTCATCCCGCCGGTGCTGTACCCCGAGCTGGACTACTTCGCGACCGTGCCGAACGAGGAGGAGTACGACTTCGACGGCGTCTTCGCGACGCTGACGATCTGGTACCGGTCCCTCAGCGCGATGTCGGACTCCTTCACCGCCGAGGGTTTTCGGATCCTGGCGATCAGCGAGCCGCCGGTCTCGCCCGAGACGCCGCCCGAGCTGCTGCCACCCAGCGAATCCGATCCCACCCGTTTCATCGGGTTCATCTTCTTCGTCCTCGAGGCCGGCTCCTAG
- a CDS encoding universal stress protein, which yields MDEYLVVANQTLGGEKLERTVRERIERGDSSFYVLVPVTLPPDESGWSGGFVPYEGMSGVEARAWFEQDGEHRRKTMEEARSLAERRLAKMTRAIEGAGARAEGAVCDADPIEAVKEQVAEHSYSEVIVSTLPGRLSRWLRLDLPSRVARASRAPVTTIEADERPDP from the coding sequence GTGGACGAGTACCTGGTCGTGGCCAACCAGACACTGGGTGGCGAGAAGCTCGAGCGCACGGTCCGCGAACGCATCGAGCGGGGGGACAGCAGCTTCTACGTGCTGGTGCCGGTGACGCTTCCTCCCGACGAGAGCGGGTGGTCCGGCGGCTTCGTGCCCTACGAGGGCATGTCCGGAGTGGAGGCGCGGGCGTGGTTCGAGCAGGACGGTGAGCACCGGCGCAAGACGATGGAGGAGGCCCGCAGTCTCGCGGAGCGGCGGTTGGCGAAGATGACGCGAGCGATCGAGGGGGCCGGGGCCCGGGCGGAGGGCGCCGTCTGCGACGCCGACCCGATCGAGGCCGTCAAGGAGCAGGTGGCGGAGCACTCCTACTCGGAGGTGATCGTCTCGACCCTGCCGGGACGGCTCTCGCGCTGGTTGAGGCTGGACCTGCCCAGCCGGGTGGCGCGGGCCTCGAGAGCGCCGGTGACCACGATCGAGGCGGACGAGCGGCCTGACCCCTAG
- a CDS encoding SRPBCC domain-containing protein, whose protein sequence is MTTTTSTSTAIDAPAGRVWRLLTDAAWWNRADNGVVDVAGTIREGQRVKLVSELNPERGFRLKVVDVDPPRSMTWSGGLPVGLFTGRRTFQVEPDGPERCTFTMAEDFTGPLAPLITRSLPDFQDSFDQFAAALKADGEAARDD, encoded by the coding sequence ATGACCACCACGACGAGCACCAGCACCGCGATCGACGCCCCGGCCGGTCGGGTCTGGCGGCTGCTCACCGACGCCGCCTGGTGGAACCGGGCCGACAACGGGGTCGTCGACGTCGCCGGCACGATCCGCGAGGGGCAGCGCGTCAAGCTGGTCTCCGAGCTGAACCCCGAGCGCGGCTTCAGGCTCAAGGTCGTCGACGTCGACCCGCCCCGGTCCATGACGTGGAGCGGGGGCTTGCCCGTGGGGCTCTTCACCGGGCGGCGGACCTTCCAGGTCGAGCCGGACGGCCCCGAGCGCTGCACCTTCACGATGGCCGAGGACTTCACCGGTCCCCTGGCGCCGCTCATCACCCGCTCGCTGCCCGACTTCCAGGACTCCTTCGACCAGTTCGCCGCCGCGCTGAAGGCCGACGGCGAGGCCGCTCGCGACGACTAG
- the coaE gene encoding dephospho-CoA kinase, which produces MRVGLTGGVASGKSTVAAMLAELGAVVIDADALAREVVEKGTPGLAAVVTEFGERLLTPEGDLDRPAMGRLVFGDDAARKRLEAIVHPLVFERYAELEESAPDGALVVHDIPLLAESGRADGFDAVVVVDVPTETQVERMLGQRGWTREDAESRIAAQATREQRLAVATHVIDNTGSLDDLRAQVQAVHDQLRTAA; this is translated from the coding sequence ATGCGAGTGGGTCTCACAGGAGGTGTCGCGTCGGGCAAGAGCACGGTCGCGGCGATGCTGGCCGAGCTGGGCGCCGTCGTCATCGACGCCGACGCCCTGGCCCGCGAGGTGGTCGAGAAGGGCACCCCGGGGCTGGCCGCGGTGGTCACCGAGTTCGGCGAGCGGCTGCTGACCCCCGAGGGCGACCTCGACCGGCCCGCGATGGGCCGCCTGGTCTTCGGCGACGACGCCGCACGCAAGCGGCTCGAGGCGATCGTGCACCCGCTGGTCTTCGAGCGCTACGCCGAGCTCGAGGAGTCCGCCCCCGACGGCGCGCTGGTCGTGCACGACATCCCGCTGCTCGCCGAGTCGGGCCGCGCGGACGGCTTCGACGCCGTCGTCGTCGTCGACGTGCCCACCGAGACCCAGGTCGAGCGGATGCTGGGCCAGCGCGGCTGGACCCGCGAGGACGCCGAGTCGCGCATCGCCGCCCAGGCCACCCGCGAGCAGCGCCTCGCCGTGGCCACCCACGTCATCGACAACACCGGCAGCCTCGACGACCTGCGCGCCCAGGTGCAGGCCGTCCACGACCAGCTCCGGACGGCCGCGTGA
- a CDS encoding glycoside hydrolase family 3 N-terminal domain-containing protein, translating to MRRPGALAAAALSLGLLVSGCSGATDETTTAGSGSGTPSADATVEPGEQSQEPEQPEETVDPDQATSWGPTEGELAEAREVVAQMSPEELAGQVIVGRYAGTDPAEPAQLVSDLHLSGVCVTGDNVVDEAQVRATTAAVSRAVADSGRDFPAVIGVDQEGGTVSHLRGIATEFPAFRTAGEAVDGNGRSGKVAVREAAYTTGLELRDLGFTWVYAPVADVTIGAADPTIGSRSPSSDPRLAAKATAAAVDGFDRSGTVSTTKHYPGHGGATADSHLTLPALDTPVEELEKRDLMPFRAATKAGAPSVMIGHLDVEALAPGTPSSIAPEVYEHLREEVGFEGVAITDSLGMGAVAGIPDLAVKALVAGADLLLMPADTRRTHARVTKAISGGEVAPERIEEAAARVVALQLWQARVAQEKQVPDDVSARAAEAAQALEVAAYAAP from the coding sequence GTGAGGCGCCCGGGCGCGCTGGCGGCCGCCGCGCTCAGCCTGGGGCTGCTGGTCTCCGGCTGCTCGGGCGCCACGGACGAGACCACCACCGCCGGCAGCGGGTCGGGCACGCCGTCGGCGGACGCGACCGTCGAGCCGGGGGAGCAGTCCCAGGAGCCCGAGCAGCCCGAGGAGACGGTCGACCCCGACCAGGCCACCTCGTGGGGCCCCACCGAGGGCGAGCTCGCCGAGGCCCGCGAGGTCGTGGCGCAGATGAGCCCCGAGGAGCTCGCCGGCCAGGTGATCGTGGGCCGCTACGCCGGCACCGACCCCGCCGAGCCGGCGCAGCTCGTCTCCGACCTGCACCTCTCGGGCGTCTGCGTCACCGGCGACAACGTCGTCGACGAGGCCCAGGTGCGCGCCACCACGGCCGCGGTCTCCCGGGCCGTCGCCGACAGCGGCCGCGACTTCCCGGCCGTCATCGGCGTCGACCAGGAAGGCGGCACGGTCTCCCACCTGCGCGGCATCGCCACCGAGTTCCCCGCGTTCCGCACCGCCGGCGAGGCCGTCGACGGCAACGGGCGCAGCGGCAAGGTCGCGGTGCGCGAGGCGGCGTACACGACCGGGCTCGAGCTGCGCGACCTCGGCTTCACCTGGGTCTACGCCCCCGTCGCCGACGTCACCATCGGCGCCGCCGACCCCACGATCGGCAGCCGCTCGCCCTCCAGCGACCCCCGGCTGGCCGCCAAGGCCACGGCGGCCGCGGTCGACGGCTTCGACCGCTCCGGCACCGTCTCGACGACCAAGCACTACCCGGGCCACGGCGGCGCCACGGCCGACAGCCACCTCACCCTGCCCGCCCTCGACACCCCGGTCGAGGAGCTGGAGAAGCGCGACCTGATGCCCTTCCGCGCCGCCACCAAGGCCGGGGCGCCGTCGGTGATGATCGGCCACCTCGACGTCGAGGCGCTGGCACCGGGCACGCCCTCGAGCATCGCCCCCGAGGTCTACGAGCACCTGCGTGAGGAGGTCGGCTTCGAGGGCGTGGCCATCACCGACTCGCTCGGCATGGGCGCGGTGGCCGGCATCCCCGACCTGGCCGTCAAGGCGCTCGTCGCCGGGGCCGACCTGCTGCTGATGCCCGCCGACACCCGCCGCACCCACGCCCGCGTCACCAAGGCGATCAGCGGCGGCGAGGTCGCGCCCGAGCGCATCGAGGAGGCGGCGGCCCGGGTCGTGGCGCTGCAGCTGTGGCAGGCCCGCGTCGCGCAGGAGAAGCAGGTCCCCGACGACGTCAGCGCCCGGGCGGCCGAGGCCGCCCAGGCGCTGGAGGTCGCGGCGTACGCCGCCCCGTAG